Proteins from a single region of Bos indicus x Bos taurus breed Angus x Brahman F1 hybrid chromosome 29, Bos_hybrid_MaternalHap_v2.0, whole genome shotgun sequence:
- the LOC113886465 gene encoding olfactory receptor 143-like, with the protein MTMENTSSVSEFILMGLTDQPKLQLPLFSLFLLNYLVTVVGNLFLMILICLNSHLHTPMYFYLFNLSFIDLCYSSVFTPKMLISFISNRNVISFTGCMSQLFFFCFFVNSECYVLTAMAYDRYVAICKPLLYTVAMSPQVCSQLMSGSYVMGFAGAIVHTGSMMRLIFCDSNIINHYLCDIFPLLQLSCSSTYANEIVVSAVVGTVVILSSLIIFISYALILFNILHIPSSKGWSKALSTCGSHITTVSLFYGFGLLTHVKLPSSGFVDQGKFFTVFSTNVVPMLNPLIYSLRNKDVKIAVKKILKRITN; encoded by the coding sequence ATGACTATGGAAAATACCTCCTCCGTGAGTGAGTTTATCCTTATGGGATTGACAGACCAACCTAAACTCCAGCTACCcctgttttctctgtttctgcTGAACTACCTGGTCACTGTGGTGGGCAATTTATTCTTGATGATTCTAATTTGTTTAAATTCACACctgcacacacccatgtactttTATCTCTTCAATCTGTCCTTCATTGATCTCTGTTACTCATCTGTCTTTACTCCCAAAATGCTAATTAGCTTTATTTCCAACAGGAATGTCATCTCCTTTACAGGATGTATGTCTCAgctgtttttcttctgcttttttgtcAACTCTGAGTGCTATGTGTTGACAGCGATGGCCTATgatcgctatgtggccatctgtaagcccTTGCTGTATACAGTGGCCATGTCCCCTCAGGTGTGTTCTCAGCTGATGTCTGGTTCATATGTGATGGGTTTTGCTGGGGCCATAGTCCACACAGGATCTATGATGAGGCTGATATTTTGTGATTCCAATATAATTAACCACTACCTGTGTGACATCTTCCCACTGCTCCAGCTCTCCTGCAGCAGCACATATGCCAATGAGATTGTGGTTTCTGCTGTTGTGGGAACAGTTGTCATATTATCTAGCctcattatctttatttcttatgCTTTGATTCTTTTCAATATCCTTCATATACCATCATCTAAAGGTTGGTCCAAAGCCTTGAGCACCTGTGGTTCCCACATTACAACAGTTAGTCTATTCTATGGATTTGGGCTGCTCACTCATGTCAAGCTACCATCTTCTGGGTTTGTGGATCAGGGAAAGTTTTTCACAGTGTTTTCCACCAATGTGGTACCCATGCTGAACCCTCTCATTTATAGCCTCAGGAACAAGGATGTCAAAATTGCTGTGAAAAAAATCCTGAAGAGAATTACAAACTGA